A genomic region of Cotesia glomerata isolate CgM1 linkage group LG9, MPM_Cglom_v2.3, whole genome shotgun sequence contains the following coding sequences:
- the LOC123272131 gene encoding protein jagunal isoform X2 → MNKSRLNKCIWFHFLLFFVMLTKLLPDILDRLDIFILEVEELQVPKPLWWEYIWLSNVLVPFIGLSAIKKNQIKSMTRFMYGIGLLGFGPIIYATIYYLPDVWAYLTVGKTEDILLWKDLPYGLLWYAFILAAIQVHSFTLYFSSKLLSAWKSRGLRKAD, encoded by the exons ATGAATAAATCAAGACTGAACAAATGTATATGGTTTCACTTTTTACTATTCTTCGTTATGCTTACAAAATTACTACCAGATATATTAGACCGtttagatatatttatattggaGGTTGAAGAATTACAAGTGCCGAAG cCTTTATGGTGGGAATATATTTGGTTATCCAATGTATTGGTACCATTTATTGGTCTGTCAGCAATAAAAAagaatcaaataaaatcaatGACACGTTTCATGTATGGAATTGGTCTTCTAGGATTTGGTCCAATTATTTATGCTACTATTTATTACCTCCCTGATGTATGGGCTTACTTGACCGTTGGAAAAACGGAAGATATTTTGCTATGGaag gATTTACCTTATGGTCTATTATGGTATGCGTTCATTTTAGCTGCTATTCAAGTACACTCATTCACGTTATACTTCTCATCGAAATTATTGTCGGCGTGGAAATCACGAGGCTTGAGGAAAGCCgattaa
- the LOC123272129 gene encoding oligoribonuclease isoform X1: MFWKQSIELLTRNIKLRKYNLYNNDRKLHLPLRNLKMKYNIVWIDMEMTGLDVENDKILEIACLVTTENLKIISPDFEMIIHQPDDVLSKMDDWCTKTHNLSGLTDKVKNSKYTVKDAEEKLLEFLKTYTIENTSPLAGNTVWMDRIFLKKYLPIVDEYLHYRIIDVSTIKELAKRWNSEIFEEAPSKKFHHRGLLDIKESIAELEYYKKSFFKV; the protein is encoded by the exons ATGTTTTGGAAACAAAGTATTGAGTTACTGACAAGAAATATTAAACTCCGAAAATATAACCTTTATAATAATG ATAGAAAACTACATCTACCACTgaggaatttaaaaatgaagtatAATATTGTCTGGATTGATATGGAG ATGACGGGATTAGATgttgaaaatgataaaatattagaaatagCCTGTTTAGTTACTACtgagaacttgaaaataaTAAGCCCTGATTTTGAAATGATAATACATCAACCTGATGATGTATTGAGTAAAATGGATGATTGGTGCACTAAAACTCATAATTTA TCAGGATTAACTGATAAAgtgaaaaatagtaaatacacagtaaaagatgctgaagaaaaattgttagagTTCTTGAAAACTTATACAATTGAAAACACATCACCATTAGCGGGTAACACTGTTTGGATGgaccgaatttttttaaagaaatatttaccAATTGTTGATGAATATTTACATTATCGGATAATTGATGTGTCGACCATTAAAGAATTAGCAAA gCGTTGGAATTCAGAAATATTTGAAGAAGCACCCAGTAAAAAATTCCATCATCGGGGCTTACTTGATATTAAAGAAAGTATAGCTGAATtagaatattataaaaaatcatttttcaaagtatag
- the LOC123272129 gene encoding probable oligoribonuclease isoform X2, whose protein sequence is MKYNIVWIDMEMTGLDVENDKILEIACLVTTENLKIISPDFEMIIHQPDDVLSKMDDWCTKTHNLSGLTDKVKNSKYTVKDAEEKLLEFLKTYTIENTSPLAGNTVWMDRIFLKKYLPIVDEYLHYRIIDVSTIKELAKRWNSEIFEEAPSKKFHHRGLLDIKESIAELEYYKKSFFKV, encoded by the exons atgaagtatAATATTGTCTGGATTGATATGGAG ATGACGGGATTAGATgttgaaaatgataaaatattagaaatagCCTGTTTAGTTACTACtgagaacttgaaaataaTAAGCCCTGATTTTGAAATGATAATACATCAACCTGATGATGTATTGAGTAAAATGGATGATTGGTGCACTAAAACTCATAATTTA TCAGGATTAACTGATAAAgtgaaaaatagtaaatacacagtaaaagatgctgaagaaaaattgttagagTTCTTGAAAACTTATACAATTGAAAACACATCACCATTAGCGGGTAACACTGTTTGGATGgaccgaatttttttaaagaaatatttaccAATTGTTGATGAATATTTACATTATCGGATAATTGATGTGTCGACCATTAAAGAATTAGCAAA gCGTTGGAATTCAGAAATATTTGAAGAAGCACCCAGTAAAAAATTCCATCATCGGGGCTTACTTGATATTAAAGAAAGTATAGCTGAATtagaatattataaaaaatcatttttcaaagtatag
- the LOC123272131 gene encoding protein jagunal isoform X1, with translation MASKSTIAQALGTDGSDFTHRQRVASQYQTSAMNKSRLNKCIWFHFLLFFVMLTKLLPDILDRLDIFILEVEELQVPKPLWWEYIWLSNVLVPFIGLSAIKKNQIKSMTRFMYGIGLLGFGPIIYATIYYLPDVWAYLTVGKTEDILLWKDLPYGLLWYAFILAAIQVHSFTLYFSSKLLSAWKSRGLRKAD, from the exons atggctTCAAAAAGTACAATAGCACAAGCTTTAGGAACAGATGGAAGTGATTTCACGCATAGGCAAAGAGTTGCTAGTCAATATCAAACGAG cgctATGAATAAATCAAGACTGAACAAATGTATATGGTTTCACTTTTTACTATTCTTCGTTATGCTTACAAAATTACTACCAGATATATTAGACCGtttagatatatttatattggaGGTTGAAGAATTACAAGTGCCGAAG cCTTTATGGTGGGAATATATTTGGTTATCCAATGTATTGGTACCATTTATTGGTCTGTCAGCAATAAAAAagaatcaaataaaatcaatGACACGTTTCATGTATGGAATTGGTCTTCTAGGATTTGGTCCAATTATTTATGCTACTATTTATTACCTCCCTGATGTATGGGCTTACTTGACCGTTGGAAAAACGGAAGATATTTTGCTATGGaag gATTTACCTTATGGTCTATTATGGTATGCGTTCATTTTAGCTGCTATTCAAGTACACTCATTCACGTTATACTTCTCATCGAAATTATTGTCGGCGTGGAAATCACGAGGCTTGAGGAAAGCCgattaa